A single region of the Fusarium keratoplasticum isolate Fu6.1 chromosome 7, whole genome shotgun sequence genome encodes:
- a CDS encoding Methyltransf-2 domain-containing protein, giving the protein MADKQQPSLTSLAESISQTANALAATLEKGGHAAPSFALDSLAEYPKSPEVMGLRMVLLDAINDIHRLTLGPTDVSFMTPFFMNYDSATMDILNEFDFWNAVPLDGSATRAEIAAKVGLPESLVRRVLKYAISIRFFAVDPNAPDKIVHTSLSALPVKNPLMRSWLRHNFHETRPGTVHMPEAFRKYGSGKETWSEELLESSFAVANIDRLDKPESFWDYLNRDVEGKPKGWRATKFAESMQAAASTSSIKIEDLLSTGYDWAQLGEATVVDIGGSSGHDASHLAKTFPDLKFVVQDLPEVKAAFDERLPEELKSRVTFEARDFFTPQNTNGQVYMLKTILHDWPDKYAAKVLTPLVPHLESGSSVVLVELVAPPDTDALPFKTLGRMMSAADLQMLNAFNSLERSLEDWKSLLAKVDKRLEITSVSNVPGALHQFIEIKLQN; this is encoded by the exons ATGGCCGACAAGCAGCAACCCTCTTTGACCAGTCTGGCTGAGTCCATCTCTCAAACCGCGAATGCCCTCGCGGCAACGCTTGAGAAAGGCGGGCATGCCGCTCcttcctttgccttggaTAGTCTTGCAGAGTATCCAAAGTCTCCAGAAGTCATGGGTCTTCGTATGGTGTTgctcgatgccatcaacgaTATTCACCGTCTTACTCTAGGCCCGACGGACGTATCTTTCATGACTCCTTTCTTT ATGAACTACGATTCAGCCACCATGGACATCCTTAACGAGTTTGACTTTTGGAACGCTGTGCCATTGGATGGATCGGCAACACGTGCAGAGATTGCCGCCAAGGTCGGCCTTCCAGAGAGTCTTGTTCGTCGTGTTCTCAAGTACGCCATCTCTATCCGGTTCTTTGCCGTGGACCCCAACGCACCAGACAAGATCGTGCACACATCTCTCTCTGCCCTTCCCGTCAAGAATCCCCTCATGAGGTCTTGGCTCCGACACAACTTCCACGAAACCAGACCGGGTACTGTCCACATGCCTGAAGCATTCCGAAAGTACGGCTCTGGGAAGGAAACGTGGAGCGAGGAGCTTTTGGAGAGCAGCTTCGCTGTTGCCAACATTGACAGGCTGGACAAGCCCGAGTCGTTCTGGGATTACTTGAATCGCGATGTCGAGGGCAAGCCCAAGGGATGGCGAGCTACCAAGTTTGCTGAGAGTATGCAAGCTGCCGCCTCTACATCATCTATCAAGATTGAGGACCTCTTGAGCACAGGCTATGACTGGGCCCAGCTCGGCGAAGCTactgttgttgat ATTGGTGGCTCCAGTGGCCATGATGCCAGCCATCTGGCCAAGACATTCCCAGACTTGAAGTTTGTTGTTCAAGACCTTCCTGAAGTCAAGGCTGCTTTCGACGAGCGACTGcccgaggagctcaagtcCCGTGTCACCTTTGAAGCGCGTGACTTCTTCACTCCTCAAAACACCAATGGTCAAGTGTACATGCTTAAGACAATCCTGCATGACTGGCCCGACAAGTACGCTGCCAAGGTCCTAACACCTCTGGTCCCACATCTGGAGTCAGGATCCAGTGTTGTTTTAGTCGAGCTCGTGGCTCCACCAGACACTGATGCTCTTCCCTTCAAGACTCTTGGCCGCATGATGAGTGCGGCCGACCTTCAGATGCTGAATGCGTTCAACTCCTTGGAGCGTAGCCTGGAGGACTGGAAGAGTCTGctggccaaggtcgacaagaGGCTGGAGATTACTTCTGTTTCCAATGTGCCTGGGGCGCTGCACCAGTTTATTGAGATCAAGCTTCAGAATTAG